The Brasilonema sennae CENA114 genome includes a region encoding these proteins:
- a CDS encoding serine/threonine-protein kinase — translation MICCLNPDCSNPVNASGKKFCRTCSTPLIALLRNRFHIIKVLSDEGGFGRTYLAEDVDKLNERCVVKQLAPRIQGTWALKKAIELFEKEAQRLQELGTHSQIPTLLAYFEQDKYLYLVQQFIDGQNLLTELQHKKKYNCSEIKKILLDLLPVLKFIHEQGVIHRDIKPQNIIRRQASLSSTTAVSGIGKNLVLIDFGSAKQLTAQAQMKIGTSIGSQGYSPIEQIRDGAAYPASDLFALGATCFHLLTGVSPFKLWTELGYSWVKDWQQYLRYPITEELTEVLHKLLQKDIEHRYQSAHQVLGDLLIKHQRQSPSTPVTQIKRIRKFSITQLQSISKPYLSLRNLLLGGSAIIVFASGEFWYRQFHRLEMTRSVSWNQQNTSATNREMIFSHSTQSAASENFLLVSTVKGYTNSILSVAISPDNKAIASNSDDTIKLLSLVTGQEISTFSGHTNRVNFISFSPDGYFSASASEDKTIKIWNLATGQQIRTMYGHTHSVNTLAFSHDSKILADGSDDKTIKLWNLATADEIRTLKGHSSSVRSVAFSPDDNTLASGSFDKTIKLWDLATGQEIRTLEGHSGKVTSVAFSPDGRIIASGSFDQTIKLWNLATGHLIRTLEGHSGKVTSIAFSPDGRILASGSFDQTIKLWNLATGHLIRTLEGHSDGIQSLAFSSDGKTLVSGGNDKTIRIWQTSL, via the coding sequence ATGATCTGCTGCCTTAATCCTGATTGTTCAAATCCCGTGAATGCCAGTGGAAAAAAGTTTTGCAGAACGTGCAGCACTCCACTGATAGCATTGCTACGAAATCGCTTCCATATTATTAAAGTTCTTTCTGACGAGGGCGGATTTGGTAGAACTTATTTAGCAGAAGATGTAGATAAATTAAATGAACGATGTGTTGTCAAGCAGTTAGCACCAAGAATCCAGGGAACTTGGGCACTAAAAAAAGCAATAGAATTGTTTGAAAAAGAAGCTCAGCGGCTACAAGAACTTGGAACACATTCTCAAATTCCAACGCTTTTAGCTTACTTTGAACAAGATAAATATCTGTATTTGGTACAACAGTTTATTGATGGTCAAAATTTGTTAACGGAACTCCAACACAAAAAAAAGTATAACTGTAGTGAAATAAAAAAAATATTGCTAGATTTACTACCGGTTCTCAAGTTTATCCATGAGCAAGGAGTGATTCATCGAGATATCAAGCCACAAAATATTATCCGCCGTCAAGCATCTTTATCCTCAACAACAGCGGTTTCAGGAATAGGCAAAAATCTAGTCCTGATTGATTTTGGTTCTGCAAAGCAGTTAACAGCACAAGCACAGATGAAAATCGGGACTTCGATTGGTTCACAAGGCTATTCCCCGATTGAACAAATCAGGGACGGTGCTGCTTATCCAGCTAGTGATTTGTTCGCTCTTGGGGCTACTTGCTTTCATTTACTAACTGGAGTTTCCCCCTTTAAGTTATGGACAGAACTTGGATATAGCTGGGTAAAAGATTGGCAACAGTACCTGAGATATCCAATCACTGAAGAATTAACAGAAGTTCTCCACAAGCTATTGCAAAAAGACATAGAGCATCGCTATCAATCAGCTCATCAAGTTCTTGGTGATTTGCTCATCAAGCACCAAAGACAATCACCATCAACACCCGTAACTCAAATAAAGCGCATTAGGAAATTCTCAATTACTCAACTGCAATCTATATCAAAACCATATCTATCATTGAGAAATTTGCTGTTGGGTGGCAGTGCGATTATAGTATTTGCTTCTGGAGAATTTTGGTATCGACAATTCCATCGTTTGGAAATGACAAGATCCGTTAGTTGGAATCAGCAAAACACTAGCGCAACAAATCGAGAAATGATTTTTTCTCATAGTACACAGTCGGCTGCTTCAGAAAATTTTTTATTAGTTTCAACGGTCAAAGGATATACCAACTCAATTTTGTCCGTCGCTATTAGCCCAGATAACAAGGCAATTGCTAGTAATAGCGATGATACAATTAAACTGTTGAGTTTGGTCACCGGACAAGAAATTTCCACTTTTAGCGGTCATACCAACAGAGTTAATTTCATAAGCTTCAGTCCAGACGGATACTTTAGCGCGAGTGCTAGTGAAGATAAAACCATAAAAATTTGGAATCTGGCAACTGGACAACAAATCCGCACTATGTACGGGCATACTCACTCAGTCAATACCCTTGCTTTTAGTCATGATAGTAAGATACTTGCCGATGGCAGTGATGACAAAACCATTAAACTTTGGAATTTGGCAACAGCAGATGAAATACGTACACTAAAAGGACATTCTAGTTCAGTTCGGTCTGTAGCCTTTAGTCCCGACGATAATACCCTCGCCAGTGGTAGTTTTGACAAAACCATCAAACTGTGGGATTTGGCAACAGGACAGGAAATACGCACACTTGAAGGTCATTCTGGCAAAGTGACCTCTGTTGCATTTAGTCCTGATGGTAGAATAATTGCTAGTGGCAGTTTTGATCAGACGATCAAACTGTGGAATTTGGCAACAGGACACCTAATCCGCACACTTGAAGGTCATTCTGGCAAAGTGACCTCTATTGCATTTAGTCCTGATGGTAGAATACTCGCCAGTGGCAGTTTTGATCAGACGATTAAACTGTGGAATTTGGCAACAGGACACCTAATCCGCACACTTGAAGGTCATTCCGACGGGATTCAATCTCTGGCGTTTAGTTCAGATGGAAAAACTCTTGTCAGTGGAGGTAACGATAAAACTATTAGGATTTGGCAAACCTCTCTTTAA
- a CDS encoding WD40 repeat domain-containing protein: MTDSKVKVLTSVAIALLGFGCIWYFESSHTAISASSHYGEPQTTPLEKFSEAFTLPGHSDSVLAVAVSPDGHTLVSVSGDKTIKLWNLHTGKEIRTLVGHSDWVNSVAFSPDGKTLVSGSADRTIKVWNLDTGKQIRTLTGHLASVQTVAISPDGSTLASGSWDQSIKLWKLATGKIIRTLKGGCDVINTVAFSPNGKTLASGNYFDSSINLWDVATGKPTKTLRGHSQAVSSLTFSPDGKTLISGSWDKTLKLWEIATQKEITTLVGHANRVLSVAVSPDGKIIASSSWDKTIKLWNVAMGKQIASLTGHTNRIWSVAFSPDGKTLVSGSFDKTIKVWHFASR, translated from the coding sequence ATGACTGATTCAAAAGTTAAAGTGTTGACGAGTGTGGCGATCGCACTTTTAGGATTTGGGTGTATTTGGTATTTTGAATCTTCCCACACTGCTATTAGTGCATCCTCTCACTATGGTGAACCTCAAACAACACCCTTGGAAAAATTTTCTGAAGCCTTTACCCTTCCCGGACACTCAGATTCAGTTTTAGCTGTTGCTGTTAGCCCTGATGGACACACACTTGTCAGTGTCAGTGGAGACAAAACTATCAAACTGTGGAATCTGCATACAGGTAAGGAAATCCGGACTCTAGTAGGGCATTCTGATTGGGTGAATTCAGTTGCATTTAGTCCTGATGGAAAGACTCTTGTAAGTGGAAGTGCTGATAGAACTATCAAGGTGTGGAATCTGGATACGGGAAAACAAATCAGGACTCTGACAGGACATTTAGCTTCAGTTCAAACTGTTGCTATTAGCCCTGATGGTTCAACTCTTGCTAGTGGCAGTTGGGATCAAAGTATTAAATTGTGGAAATTGGCTACCGGTAAAATCATTCGTACCCTCAAAGGTGGTTGTGACGTAATTAACACCGTTGCGTTTAGCCCAAATGGAAAGACTCTTGCTAGTGGTAACTATTTTGACAGCAGCATTAACTTATGGGATGTAGCTACAGGAAAGCCAACTAAGACCCTCAGAGGTCACTCTCAAGCTGTTTCCTCCCTCACCTTCAGCCCAGATGGAAAAACCCTTATAAGTGGTAGTTGGGACAAGACGCTCAAATTGTGGGAAATTGCTACACAAAAAGAAATCACCACCCTTGTAGGACATGCTAATAGGGTTTTGTCTGTCGCTGTCAGTCCAGATGGGAAAATTATTGCCAGCAGTAGTTGGGACAAAACTATTAAACTTTGGAATGTAGCAATGGGAAAGCAAATAGCCAGCCTAACGGGGCATACCAATAGAATTTGGTCTGTGGCGTTTAGTCCAGATGGTAAGACTCTTGTTAGTGGTAGTTTTGATAAGACGATTAAAGTTTGGCACTTTGCGTCAAGATGA
- the xseA gene encoding exodeoxyribonuclease VII large subunit encodes MIKSDNSSNQIAETALSVAGLTDYIRFLLEQDEQLQRVWVTGEVSSASQHRSGLFFTLQDPDGGAAIKCVVWNSQLTKLAQMPVRGEQLIILGSIRLYPQRGEYQLSVWQALPAGVGLQALRYQQLRKRLQAEGLFDSQTKRSLPHNPQTIAVVTSPTAAAWGDIQKTLKQRYPGLYVLFSPATVQGEQAPESIVNAIRRVEMDGRAEVLLLARGGGAVEELACFNDERVVRAVACCSIPVITGIGHQRDESLVDLVADAAVHTPTAAAELVVPALAELYNQHQQRVVALHRSVSFCLETAQNKLQEKRNRLRRLRLDRQVQQEIQELSWKRQQLVRATTMQLHQATQHIEMLRQKLTTLDPKAVLQRGYAVVRQQNGAIARSAAELAVGEELLIQLGQGDIKVKVTEKPVNN; translated from the coding sequence ATGATAAAATCCGACAACTCTTCCAACCAGATTGCTGAAACAGCCCTCTCAGTCGCTGGTTTAACTGACTATATCCGCTTTTTACTAGAACAAGACGAACAATTGCAACGAGTTTGGGTGACTGGAGAAGTTTCCAGCGCCAGCCAGCATCGCAGTGGGTTATTTTTTACGCTACAAGATCCTGATGGTGGTGCTGCAATTAAGTGTGTGGTGTGGAATAGTCAATTGACAAAACTGGCACAAATGCCTGTTCGAGGTGAGCAGTTAATTATCTTAGGTAGTATAAGGCTTTATCCTCAAAGGGGAGAGTATCAGCTTTCTGTTTGGCAAGCTTTGCCCGCTGGGGTTGGTTTGCAAGCGCTACGTTATCAGCAACTGCGAAAACGGTTGCAGGCTGAGGGGTTATTTGATTCGCAAACAAAGCGATCGCTTCCTCATAATCCCCAAACAATCGCCGTTGTCACCTCACCCACGGCTGCTGCTTGGGGCGATATTCAAAAAACTCTCAAACAAAGGTATCCTGGTTTATACGTTCTTTTTTCTCCCGCTACAGTCCAAGGTGAGCAAGCCCCAGAATCTATAGTGAATGCTATTCGACGAGTGGAGATGGATGGACGTGCTGAGGTGCTACTTTTAGCAAGGGGTGGTGGTGCAGTTGAGGAATTGGCTTGCTTTAATGATGAACGAGTCGTGCGAGCAGTTGCTTGTTGTTCCATTCCGGTAATTACTGGGATTGGTCATCAAAGGGATGAGTCTTTGGTAGATTTGGTGGCAGATGCTGCAGTGCATACACCGACAGCTGCAGCGGAGTTGGTTGTTCCAGCACTGGCAGAATTATATAATCAGCATCAGCAACGAGTTGTTGCTTTACACCGAAGCGTATCTTTTTGTTTAGAAACAGCACAAAACAAACTGCAAGAAAAGCGAAACCGTCTGCGGCGCTTACGGTTAGATCGACAAGTACAGCAGGAAATACAGGAACTCAGTTGGAAGCGTCAGCAATTGGTGCGTGCGACAACAATGCAATTACACCAAGCAACGCAGCATATAGAAATGTTGCGCCAAAAGTTAACGACTCTTGATCCTAAAGCTGTTTTACAACGCGGTTATGCGGTGGTGCGTCAGCAAAATGGTGCGATCGCTCGTTCTGCTGCTGAGTTGGCTGTGGGAGAAGAGTTGTTAATTCAGTTGGGTCAAGGTGATATTAAAGTTAAAGTTACGGAAAAACCAGTGAACAATTAA
- a CDS encoding TMEM175 family protein, with translation MGKGRLEAFSDGVIAILITIMVLEMKVPHGYDLKALRPLIAVFMSYVLSFIYLGIYWNNHHHLLQAVRHVNGSILWANLHLLFWLSLIPFVSGWMGENHFAAIPVALYGTVLLFAALAYIILTRTLIGHHGRDSTLAIALGRDFKGKISLVFYVLAIPLAFVNSWFACLLYIIVAVMWLIPDRRIEKTLIP, from the coding sequence ATGGGGAAAGGGAGGTTAGAAGCATTTAGCGATGGCGTGATTGCCATCCTCATCACCATTATGGTGTTGGAAATGAAAGTGCCGCATGGGTATGATTTAAAGGCGTTGCGTCCGCTGATCGCGGTATTTATGAGCTATGTGCTTAGTTTTATTTATCTCGGCATCTATTGGAACAACCATCATCACCTGTTACAAGCAGTCAGACATGTAAATGGTTCTATCCTTTGGGCTAATCTGCATTTGCTGTTTTGGTTGTCGCTAATCCCGTTCGTCAGTGGGTGGATGGGCGAGAACCATTTCGCCGCTATACCAGTTGCCCTTTATGGTACGGTATTGTTGTTTGCTGCGTTAGCTTACATAATCTTGACCCGTACTCTGATTGGTCATCATGGCAGAGATTCCACTTTGGCGATCGCACTCGGTCGAGACTTCAAGGGCAAAATATCACTGGTGTTTTATGTGCTGGCAATTCCACTTGCTTTTGTCAACTCATGGTTTGCCTGTTTGTTATACATAATAGTCGCAGTCATGTGGCTCATTCCCGACCGTCGTATTGAGAAGACTCTAATTCCCTGA
- the xseB gene encoding exodeoxyribonuclease VII small subunit produces MNQGWNYEAKVAEIQRIIARIEAGDLELEEVFEQFAAAVESLRQCEGFLQDRQQKVDLLIETLKEQ; encoded by the coding sequence ATGAATCAAGGTTGGAATTACGAAGCTAAGGTTGCAGAAATACAAAGAATTATTGCTCGCATTGAGGCGGGTGATTTGGAATTAGAAGAAGTGTTTGAGCAATTTGCAGCTGCTGTTGAGTCTTTGCGTCAATGTGAAGGTTTTTTGCAGGATCGACAGCAAAAAGTAGATTTGTTAATTGAAACTTTGAAGGAGCAATAG
- a CDS encoding sucrose-phosphate phosphatase → MAKFLFVTDLDNTFVGDDKALLDLKDRLEQSRQEYGSKIVYATGRSPLLYQQIKDEKNLLEPDALILSVGTEIYLDGSDTPDSEWSEKLSSGWNRELLVSTTTGFPELVPQPDSEQRPFKVSFLLQEDVAQRVLPQLESELQKSGLDVKLIYSSGIDLDIVPSGSDKGQAVQFLRQKWKFVAEVTVVCGDSGNDIALFSVGSERGIIVGNARPELLQWYNQNPADYRYLATNFCAGGILEGLKHFGFLE, encoded by the coding sequence GTGGCTAAATTCCTATTCGTAACTGATTTAGACAATACTTTTGTAGGTGACGACAAGGCGCTGCTTGATCTCAAGGATCGCTTAGAACAGTCACGCCAAGAGTACGGTAGTAAGATTGTTTATGCCACAGGGCGATCGCCTCTTCTTTACCAACAGATCAAAGATGAAAAAAATCTTTTAGAACCCGATGCCCTGATTCTATCTGTAGGAACAGAAATTTATCTTGACGGCAGTGATACTCCTGATTCAGAATGGTCAGAAAAACTTTCATCTGGTTGGAATCGCGAACTTCTAGTATCAACAACGACTGGTTTTCCTGAGTTAGTTCCGCAACCTGACTCAGAACAGCGTCCCTTCAAAGTGAGTTTTCTCCTTCAAGAAGATGTTGCACAAAGGGTTTTACCCCAACTGGAGTCAGAGTTGCAAAAATCTGGTTTAGACGTAAAGTTAATTTATAGTAGCGGTATAGACCTTGACATTGTACCTTCTGGAAGCGATAAAGGACAGGCAGTACAGTTTCTCCGCCAAAAGTGGAAATTTGTAGCAGAGGTAACGGTTGTTTGTGGCGATTCTGGTAATGATATTGCTTTATTCTCTGTTGGCAGTGAAAGAGGAATTATTGTCGGAAATGCTCGCCCAGAGCTACTTCAATGGTATAACCAAAATCCTGCCGACTATCGTTACCTGGCAACAAATTTTTGTGCAGGTGGAATACTCGAAGGTTTAAAACACTTTGGTTTCTTAGAATGA
- the ruvA gene encoding Holliday junction branch migration protein RuvA, whose product MISYLKGIVAAIQDNSVHRHTLTLEVNGIGYDLQIPARLAQQLPNTGGEVQIFTHYQIREEVPLLYGFGSPGERDVFRHLLGVSGVGAAIAIALLDTLELAELVQTIITGNIQLLVQAPGVGKKTAERICLELKSKLVEWRKTAGFFVATGGPAPGIIEEVQMTLLALGYTANEVSHALHVVSEDIGLPKDAFVEEWIKQAITHLSTEYSQ is encoded by the coding sequence ATGATTAGCTATCTCAAAGGCATTGTTGCTGCTATCCAAGACAATAGCGTTCACCGCCATACTCTGACTTTGGAAGTCAATGGTATTGGGTATGATTTGCAAATCCCTGCACGACTGGCACAGCAGTTGCCAAATACTGGAGGTGAAGTGCAGATTTTTACCCATTATCAAATTCGAGAAGAGGTACCATTGCTTTATGGCTTTGGTTCACCAGGAGAACGAGATGTGTTTCGCCACTTGTTAGGTGTTAGTGGTGTTGGTGCAGCTATAGCGATCGCCTTGTTGGACACTTTGGAATTAGCAGAATTAGTGCAGACGATTATCACAGGTAATATTCAATTGCTTGTTCAAGCCCCTGGTGTTGGCAAAAAAACCGCAGAACGCATTTGTTTGGAACTCAAAAGCAAGTTAGTAGAGTGGCGTAAGACAGCAGGCTTCTTCGTCGCCACAGGCGGTCCAGCACCAGGTATTATCGAAGAAGTACAAATGACTCTCCTAGCATTGGGTTACACTGCCAATGAGGTGAGTCATGCCTTGCATGTCGTCAGTGAAGATATTGGACTTCCTAAAGATGCTTTTGTGGAAGAGTGGATAAAACAGGCGATCACTCATCTGAGCACTGAATATAGTCAGTAG
- a CDS encoding class I SAM-dependent methyltransferase — MQASDYDKIIHTAFMVSKARQFTDIPYAKELAQLVETQGLVEQSESQNQDKSALLTARVEARYKAINQVMAQYQIGQVLELASGLLPRGLFMSCDPSITFIESDLPKMIRCKQQLIEQLVRERPNLHFLSIDATSRPSQFLKSAELLKAGQPIVILCEGLLTHLNMAEKQLVCANVREMLQHYGGVWITPDFIHTASLTQSQEFDPSLQKLLQTGTNLTGRSLVDNNFATLEQARQFAYEQGFCVAEYSMLNVMDQLSCLKILGIDTEVVRKMLALCSIFALTLDVG, encoded by the coding sequence ATGCAAGCCAGTGACTATGACAAAATAATCCACACTGCTTTCATGGTAAGCAAAGCCCGACAGTTCACAGATATTCCTTATGCCAAAGAGTTGGCGCAATTGGTCGAAACGCAAGGATTGGTAGAGCAATCTGAGTCACAAAATCAAGACAAAAGTGCTTTGCTGACTGCACGTGTGGAAGCTCGCTATAAAGCTATCAACCAAGTCATGGCTCAATATCAAATAGGGCAAGTTCTAGAACTAGCATCCGGTTTGCTACCGCGTGGTCTTTTCATGTCTTGTGATCCGAGCATCACATTTATTGAAAGTGACTTGCCTAAAATGATTCGTTGCAAACAGCAACTGATTGAACAACTTGTTAGGGAACGTCCCAATTTGCACTTTCTTTCAATTGATGCGACTAGCCGTCCAAGTCAGTTTTTAAAAAGTGCTGAACTACTAAAAGCGGGACAGCCAATCGTAATTTTGTGTGAGGGGTTGCTGACACATCTGAATATGGCAGAAAAACAACTTGTGTGTGCCAATGTTCGCGAGATGCTTCAACACTACGGTGGCGTCTGGATTACCCCTGACTTTATTCACACAGCTAGTCTAACCCAGTCACAAGAATTTGACCCTTCTTTACAGAAGCTCTTACAAACAGGTACTAACCTTACAGGCAGGTCTTTGGTAGATAATAATTTTGCAACACTTGAGCAGGCGCGTCAGTTCGCTTATGAGCAAGGTTTCTGTGTGGCAGAGTATAGTATGTTGAACGTGATGGATCAGTTAAGCTGCTTGAAAATCTTGGGCATTGACACAGAAGTGGTAAGGAAAATGCTTGCGCTTTGTTCTATCTTTGCGCTAACTCTGGATGTCGGTTGA
- the bioF gene encoding 8-amino-7-oxononanoate synthase, which produces MPTDPYAWIEESLATIHRADWYRSVQTINGLPGATVFLEGREVINFASNDYLGLAGDQRLIAAATIATEEFGAGATGSRLLSGHRELHRDLERAIALLKQTQDALVFSSGYLANLGAISAIVGKRDLILSDQYNHCSLKNGAILSGATIIEYPHCDVEALRTKLSQQRQNYRRCLIITDSVFSMDGDLCPLPALLEIADEFSCMLLIDEAHATGVLGNTGAGCVEHFGCRGSQLIQIGTLSKALGSLGGYLAGSKNLIDFLRNRAPTWIYTTALSPADVAAALTAIKIVQQEPQRRIQLWQNVVQLKQMIQQQLPELKLLPSSSPILCFELSSAADALKAAQHLKSSGIFAPAIRPPTVPTSRIRISIMATHNLTHIEKLVEALSSM; this is translated from the coding sequence GTGCCCACAGACCCCTACGCTTGGATAGAAGAATCCCTCGCTACAATTCACCGTGCTGACTGGTATCGCTCAGTACAAACAATTAATGGTCTTCCAGGAGCAACAGTCTTTTTGGAAGGACGGGAGGTAATAAATTTTGCCAGTAACGACTATCTAGGATTGGCAGGAGATCAGCGCCTAATTGCAGCAGCAACGATCGCTACCGAAGAATTTGGTGCAGGTGCTACAGGTTCTAGATTACTCAGCGGACATAGAGAATTACACAGAGATTTAGAAAGGGCGATCGCATTACTAAAACAAACACAAGACGCTCTCGTTTTTAGTTCTGGTTATCTAGCGAATTTAGGGGCAATCAGTGCTATTGTAGGCAAGCGCGATTTGATTTTATCTGACCAGTATAATCATTGTAGTTTGAAAAATGGGGCAATCCTCAGTGGTGCGACGATCATTGAATATCCTCATTGTGATGTTGAGGCATTAAGAACCAAGCTAAGTCAACAAAGGCAAAATTATCGACGTTGCTTAATCATCACTGATAGCGTCTTCAGCATGGACGGTGATTTGTGTCCTTTGCCAGCACTGTTGGAGATAGCGGACGAATTTAGCTGTATGCTGCTGATTGATGAAGCGCACGCCACTGGCGTACTCGGAAACACTGGTGCTGGATGTGTAGAACATTTTGGATGTAGAGGAAGCCAGTTGATTCAAATTGGCACTTTGAGTAAAGCTTTAGGTAGTCTAGGGGGGTATTTAGCTGGAAGTAAAAACTTAATAGACTTTTTGCGCAATCGCGCACCAACTTGGATTTACACTACTGCACTTTCTCCAGCTGATGTGGCAGCAGCACTGACTGCCATAAAAATAGTACAGCAAGAACCACAACGCCGCATTCAATTATGGCAGAATGTCGTCCAACTCAAACAGATGATACAACAGCAACTACCGGAGCTAAAATTGTTACCGTCTTCATCACCCATTCTCTGTTTTGAATTATCAAGTGCAGCAGATGCGCTCAAAGCTGCACAACACCTCAAATCATCTGGTATTTTTGCTCCTGCTATTCGTCCCCCTACTGTTCCTACGAGTCGGATACGAATTTCTATTATGGCAACTCATAACTTGACTCATATTGAGAAATTGGTAGAAGCTTTGAGCAGTATGTAA